The Brevibacillus brevis genome contains a region encoding:
- a CDS encoding RHS repeat-associated core domain-containing protein has translation MSYHADTRGSTTLLTDEHGRVTDRYTYGLYGELEAHEGRTKQPFCYNGRDGVMTDPNGLYYMRARYYHPGLKRFLNRDVLQGDMTDGQTFNRFAYVNGDPIGFIDPLGLMKCPPKDVGEDELVTVYRGTRGYLEKQVYDETGYLLSDATRTAYLETGDLVKAYKASQSTHDEWLKIWDNNLDDYIQAHGAFGTELPKAFNLDRTLMFVTKDEKIAKYFADGGRVYEAKIPKS, from the coding sequence TTGTCCTATCACGCGGATACGCGAGGCAGCACGACCCTGTTGACCGACGAGCATGGTCGAGTCACTGACCGTTATACCTACGGATTGTATGGAGAACTGGAAGCACATGAAGGCAGGACGAAACAGCCGTTTTGCTATAACGGCCGCGATGGAGTCATGACCGATCCGAATGGGTTGTACTACATGCGGGCCCGGTATTACCATCCGGGATTGAAGCGGTTCCTGAACCGAGATGTGCTCCAAGGGGATATGACGGACGGGCAGACGTTTAACCGTTTTGCTTATGTGAATGGGGATCCGATTGGGTTCATTGATCCGTTGGGGTTGATGAAGTGTCCTCCAAAAGATGTTGGAGAAGATGAACTGGTCACTGTCTATCGGGGAACAAGAGGCTATCTTGAAAAACAAGTATATGATGAAACTGGATACTTATTGAGTGATGCAACCCGAACGGCTTATTTGGAAACAGGTGACCTTGTTAAAGCTTATAAAGCTTCTCAAAGTACGCATGATGAATGGCTCAAGATATGGGATAATAATCTGGATGATTATATACAGGCTCATGGGGCATTTGGGACTGAATTACCCAAGGCTTTTAATTTGGATAGAACTTTGATGTTTGTGACTAAAGATGAAAAAATAGCTAAATACTTTGCGGACGGGGGAAGGGTATATGAAGCAAAAATTCCAAAATCTTAG